The region TGACGGGCCCGCTGTGCCGCGGCCTGGGCGGCCCGCTGCTGCTCCGATCTCTCCGCAGCCTGGCGCTGGGCCTCTTGCTGCTCGGCCCGCCGCCGCGCAGCTTCCTGAGCCTGCCGCTGTGCCGCCGCCTGAGCCTGCCGCTGCGCGGTGGCCTGCGCCTGCCGCTTTGCAGCTTCTTCAGCCTCGCGTTGCGCGGCCAGCTGCCGGGCACGTTCCTCAGCCTCCCGGCGGGCCTGTTCCTGACGGGCACGTTCCTGAGCCACTCTCAACTGTTCGAGCCTGATGGCTTCCAGCCGGGCGCGCTCCTGGGCCTCGCGGATACGGCGCTGCTCTTCTTCGCGCCGGCGGCGTTCTTCTTCCAGACGCCGGCGACGTTCCTCTTCCAGGCGGCTGCGCTCGGCAACCACCTGACCGACAAGCTGATCGATGCTCCGGGCTGTCAGGGCCTGCTCCGCCTGGGTCTGGGCCGCCAGGGTCCGCTGTCCCTGTTCCGAAGCGCGCAATGTAGTCAGCAGCTGAGTCTGCTCCTGTCGCCGGGTCTGCAACTGCGCCAATGCTGTGCGGCGCTGATTCTGTACCTCGCGCAGCGCCCGGGCGTTGCTCTCCTGCTGCGCCTGCTGGGTCTGCAGTTCCCGAACTTCTCCACGCAGCGTCTCGATGATGCGGGTATTGTGCTGTCCCGCCATATTTGAGTACTGCAGCCGGATCAACAGGTCCGAGAGGCTGGAGGCCTGCGACAGGAGCTGAAGGTAACGCCCACTGCGTTCGCGGTACAGCGCGTTGAGAATCTGTCTGACGTCGTTCTGCAGCCGCGTGACCCGCACCTCAGTCACCTGACGCCGGGCCGTGGTGTCGCTCAGGGCCTGCTCGGCCAGGGCTGTGCGGGCATTGAGCGTGGCAACATCGTTTTCCAGGTTGGTGATGCTGCCGGCCAGGGCGTCCAGACGCGCCAGCGTTTCCTTCTGCTGGCTGCTGAGGTTGGCGATGCGGCTGCGCAGCTTCTGCAGCTCACGGGCCTGCTCGGCACTCTGGGCCCGCTGCTGTTGCAATTCACTCTGCAGCTGCTCCAGGCGCTGGCTGGTGGTCTGGGCTGCAGCCCCAAGCAGCAGGGTGCCCAGCAGCAGACCTAGCACCGGCCGGCGCCCCAGCAGCGCCGGGCGACGGGTCGGGGTCACTCCAGCTCCTGCAGGTAGCGGCGCGTGGCAAACAGGCTGCCTAGCAGGCCGATCATGATGCCCAGCACAGCCACACCTGAGAGCAGTGGCAGCAGCGTGGCGCTGTCGGTGACGACCGGGAAGACAGGAGCCAGTTCCTGCACGCGGCGGGCCAGCGTCAGGTATGCGGGGGTCAGCACCGCAAGGGCAAGGGTGGCGGCCAGCACCCCCACCAGCAGGCCCTCAATCACATGTGGAAGGCGGATAAAACCGCGCGTC is a window of Deinococcus deserti VCD115 DNA encoding:
- a CDS encoding peptidoglycan DD-metalloendopeptidase family protein; translation: MTPTRRPALLGRRPVLGLLLGTLLLGAAAQTTSQRLEQLQSELQQQRAQSAEQARELQKLRSRIANLSSQQKETLARLDALAGSITNLENDVATLNARTALAEQALSDTTARRQVTEVRVTRLQNDVRQILNALYRERSGRYLQLLSQASSLSDLLIRLQYSNMAGQHNTRIIETLRGEVRELQTQQAQQESNARALREVQNQRRTALAQLQTRRQEQTQLLTTLRASEQGQRTLAAQTQAEQALTARSIDQLVGQVVAERSRLEEERRRRLEEERRRREEEQRRIREAQERARLEAIRLEQLRVAQERARQEQARREAEERARQLAAQREAEEAAKRQAQATAQRQAQAAAQRQAQEAARRRAEQQEAQRQAAERSEQQRAAQAAAQRARQQQIQQEQAALEARRQQVEQEQTRVEAALAPLPVQTGPQGFPISSGQVSSPYGTNGAQWTVLQGPEDAQAVASQAGDVLAATYYASLGWVVLVEHSSAVTVYLGLQDPQVRAGQRVAQGTPLGRVGGSPVFGPGRMAFQLNRVQGATRQPVAPGF